In Fragaria vesca subsp. vesca linkage group LG5, FraVesHawaii_1.0, whole genome shotgun sequence, the genomic stretch CAAATATTCAAGAAGGCCAATTTTCTGACAATAAAGGAGCATCTCTTTGTCAGCAGGGGGACTAAATTTAGCAAATGTCAATGGATCTGCTTTGCTCAATAATTCTGGAGCTGATTTGTTGCATAGGAGTCCTGGTCCGAAATCAGAAGGTGTGCATTAACAGGACAAACAAACTTATGAGTCTCAGATTCCACCTGAGGTGGAGTCTGCTCAACTGCGAAAATTTCTGATTCCAACACCTTAAAAGTTAAGCTTCTTTATCACCCGAAGAACAACTAGAAGTCATTAAGCACCAACAGATGCTTCGCCCAGATCATTAAAGCAGTCAAGGTCATAAATGAACCACTTTGATGCAACAATTTGTAACATGTGCAAGCACCAACTTGCTTGGTACAACACAGAGCTTACTAGTTGCTACTCTTATCTAAATTCGAAAAAAGCTTTGCGTGTAACATTATTCAAGTCAGGTCAGAGGATATGTAGAGCAAAAGCTCTATTGATTCAAGTAATTATACGAGCTCCTGTGAGTGTAGTTAGCAACTAGACTAGAATACAACAACTTTGTTGGTCATTTATAACACTTGAGTTTAGACAACCTTCATGTAACTCCTATTGGCCTGAGGTAATGATGAAAGGAAGACAACATGCTTCATTAAGTGTGTCGTAAACTTAGAGCAGTATGTATGGTTGTTGTTGAAATGATATTACCGAAGACTGTTGAATAAAACAAACAAAGAAACAGGAACATCGTTGTTTCAAGAAGCTAATCATTGAACATAGAATTGAAGCTGAGAATCCTAAACGAAACCCAAGAGAAAAGAGATGAAAAGAAGCAACGAAACAGACCTGCTGGGGTAGTAAAAGATTCCAATCCAATGTAGCCAAGACTCCGGCACATATGCCCACACTAAAAAAATAACTGCTCAAACACAAAAACGCCATATCAAAAAGTAGTTGCCTAGGAAAAAAAAAAAAAAGCCATAAACTGGGAAATGGACCTGTGGCCACAACAGTGGTGATAGAACCCACAAAGCCATAAACTTCAGCAGGTTTGGGACCATGAAACCGAGAAGCCTTAGTATCAGGATTGGCAAAGGACACTGTTGCCTCCCTCCTCTTCTTTGACACACTCAGGATTCTTCTGGGACTACAAACAGAGTATGACTCTTCCATCCCCTAATACAAAGATTGAGTATCTAGATGTATTACACCAAGAATTTTGGTGGGTCAGTATTTGCATAGGCAGAGAGATTATCAATCCATAAATTCTGGGAAAACATGTTGTGAAATTGATGCAAGAATCTGAATTAATTTTGTAATTGAGAGAGTACCTGGAATCGGCCAATTTGAGGCCTCAAGTAAACAGAAGGACTCGGCGACGAGTGTGAGCTTGTTTCTCAGGCAGAGAATGAAAGTGACTCTTGGCTATGGACCCTATTTAAATAGATGGTTTTGGTCCCTTTTAGGAAGCTTCAAGCTTATTGGTAACAAAAGGCCTTTGCCTAGTATGCTGATGGTAAATTTGCGGTACATTGGTAGAAGAAAAACAGAAAATATAAGATGGAGTTCGGTAACTGTTAAAAGGAATTATAAGGTGGAGTTCAGCATTGAGTTAAGCTTGAATTTTTTTTTTATTTTATTTAAAAAAAGGGAGATATTTTCATTAATAAGAGATCATAACGACCGTGACGGTCAACCATGAGAGGTCCGATGACAACTCAATGCAAAGTAACAATTAACAAGTATCTAATCCAAACTACAAACTATACTAATTAAGTAAAAAAAAAAATGAACATGATTGCTACAAAGCAATGAACCGACCACACCTAAGCAAAAAACTCAACTTGCAATAATTAGAGGCCTAAAACCCATTGGTGTATACCTTTCATTGTCTGGATAAAGAGAAAGCTTTTACTTGAATATAGTAGGGATCTTTCTCCCCCTTAAGCCCTTTAAGAGGACCAGATGGACTTCCATTGCCCAAGACAAGTAGCTCTCATCCATGGAGCACATTTGCAATTAGGTTGTGACGTTCACTTTACAGACTTAATCAGTCCAGGTGAATGTGGTATAGTCATTACTTGATTGGAAAAGGAAATATTTGTGAACAATGAGTTGTGTCCATCCGTGTTTATTAAAAGGACAAGTTTCAGATTTGTCATTGTCATAGTGTATGTCGATGACCTGAATATTATTGGAGCTCTCTAAAAGTTGAGAGAAACTACTGACTAAAGATCTTGAGAAAACATGGTTGTGTCTCGGATTGGAACTCGAGTACTATAGTAGTTGAATATTGATTCATCAATCAACTTAAATCCAAAGACACTCAAGCGTTCTAATATGGATAGGGGGTCCTTCTTTTGAGCACTTCCATGATTGTTCACAACTTAGATTCAAGGAGAGAGCTCCATTTTGTCCGGTGATGATGACAAATACATAGGGCTGGGCACAGGCCTGGTCCGGCCACTATTTTACAAGGCCCGGGCCCAAACCTGACACACTTCAATTGGGCCGGGTTTTATTGTTTCAAATTCAGGGCCCGGAAAAAGCCCGGACTGGCACAAGAATTTTAGAGCCCGGTTAAATCCTGGACCGGCAAGAACCGGGCCGGTCCTGTCGGGCTTGCGGGCCTGATAACCTGAAAATCTGAAATGAAATGCAATGCAAATCTGCTTATTTGCCATTGCCAAATCTGTAATGCAATCTGCTTATCTGCATAATCTATAAGACTTATACTATGAAATCACTGGAATATGCAAGACTGAAAGCTCGACACACTGCACAGTGCACACAACTGAGTGAACTGACAACTCAACTGCAAATCTGCAATAGCAAAACCAGACCAACTGACCAAGTGTTCAACTGTTCAAGTGCTCAACAAAGGCACAAAGCAATAAACTGTAAAAGCACAGCAAAAACTAGCAAAGGTTGCAAAGCAATCAAATCTCAAGTTCTCAACAACTGAATTTAATTAAAACCATCAGTCCAGCACTAACAAATTAACAAGAGAAACACTTCAACTAAAGTTAATAAACTTCAATCACCATCACCATCTATCTAAACTTCAATCACCATCACCATCTATCTAAACTTCAATCACCATCACCATCTATCTAAACTTCAATCACCATCACAATCTATCTAAACTTCAATCGCCATCACCATCTATCTAAATTGAGAAGATAAAGAAAAACTAGCCAGAAAAGAGGAAGGAAACCATACCAAAAGAATTCGTAGGAAAACTCGAACTAGGAAGAGGCCGAAGAGCAACGAAACGGTCGAAACCCCAATTCCAGGAAGAGCCTTACTTTCTGTAAATCATCTTCTCCAGAAGAGTCGATCAAAACAAGAAACAAGAACCCAGATTAGAATCAAAGCCAATCTCAAATTCAAAATCGCAGATACGAACTACGAAGAGAGAGAGAGAGAGAGAGAGAGAGAGAGAGAGAGAGAAGCAAACCTTTGATCGCGCTGCTTTCTAGTGAAGATGAGATGCGAGCCTGAGAGAGTCTGAGACATCGAGAGTGTGCGAGTGTGACAATGACTCAACGAGAGTCCAAGAGCGAGACTGCGAGAGTTCGAGAGCGAGACTGACTGACTGAGAGAGTTGACCCTCTCAATTTAGTTTAGGTCTTTGACCACAAATCCTGTGTGGTTGAGCTCATTCTATTATCGTAAATCCTTAGAAACACCCAATAAAAGTATGACATGTATATTAGTCGGCCTCTCGGGCTTTTTTTCATTTCCATAAACAAGGCCCGGGCCCGAACCGGTTATACA encodes the following:
- the LOC101309932 gene encoding phosphatidylinositol N-acetylglucosaminyltransferase subunit P-like; amino-acid sequence: MEESYSVCSPRRILSVSKKRREATVSFANPDTKASRFHGPKPAEVYGFVGSITTVVATVIFLVWAYVPESWLHWIGIFYYPSRYWALAVPAYAMMTVVLALVFYCGLNFMSTPPPSSLYTVYDEFSRDPASSGQMTSDDQPIEPISDISIDRINHAMFK